A genomic segment from Triticum dicoccoides isolate Atlit2015 ecotype Zavitan chromosome 1A, WEW_v2.0, whole genome shotgun sequence encodes:
- the LOC119336431 gene encoding uncharacterized protein LOC119336431, producing MASVEQLESEEEVEGFEPFFYDSEDWDAWAEEEAERRRREEEEKARRTEENRRRREAHDAVMDSIIQHDPKVGRDVYTRFFLRDFSVFDINEESSVPPMRYTDSIYQDEFGLEDSANILSVSIVSSDVGFPVNVYGRVIARDSIDYKCIYLFHRNRDDCQHLNKDVMLILTGPYRGLVLVDFIYLEIDLKIREEGVPDRPFSKGLISIDGRVLSREKDVMVRSETLESWLSTTEVRFTTVLNAVECTFEIKLIEGLFKGNITVGIADKARKLDNEQTIVIHDSTADGVVTSDESGVIKLRRSVITICLERNVMFCINNEAAGVCPERTFDFTPRRTGVDEEEITCGAGKFGFRIVWSLMDFRL from the exons ATGGCGTCTGTAGagcagttggagtcggaggaggaggtggagggctTCGAGCCTTTCTTCTATGACAGTGAGGATTGGGATGCctgggcggaggaggaggcggagaggcgccggcgggaggaagaggagaaggcgcGGAGGACGGAGGAGAACCGGCGGAGACGCGAGGCACACGATGCGGTCATGGACTCCATCATCCAGCACGATCCCAAGGTGGGGCGCGACGTCTACACCCGATTCTTTCTCAGAGATTTCTCCGTCTTTGACATCAACGAAGAGT CGTCTGTCCCTCCAATGCGATACACCGATAGTATCTACCAAGATGAATTTGGGCTAGAAGACTCTGCAAACATCCTCTCTGTCAGCATAGTCTCCTCAGATGTAGGCTTCCCGGTCAATGTCTATGGCCGTGTCATTGCCAGAGACAGCATTGACTACAAGTGCATTTATCTCTTTCACCGCAATAGAGATGATTGCCAGCATCTCAACAAG GATGTAATGCTGATTTTAACTGGCCCATATCGAGGTCTAGTGCTGGTTGATTTCATCTATCTAGAGATAGATCTTAAAATAAGGGAAGAAGGAGTTCCAGACAGGCCATTTAGCAAGGGTCTAATAAGCATTGATGGCCGAGTACTGTCTAGAGAGAAAGATGTCATGGTTAGAAGTGAAACCCTTGAGAGCTGGCTCAGCACTACGGAAGTGAGATTCACAACTGTCCTGAATGCAGTCGAGTGCACCTTTGAAATCAAGCTCATTGAGGGGCTTTTTAAAGGAAATATAACAGTTGGCATCGCGGATAAAGCTCGCAAGCTGGACAATGAACAAACGATTGTGATTCATGATAGCACAGCAGATGGCGTGGTTACAAGTGATGAAAGTGGAGTTATCAAACTCCGGCGAAGTGTCATTACTATCTGTCTGGAAAGAAATGTGATGTTTTGCATAAATAATGAGGCTGCTGGTGTTTGTCCTGAACGAACCTTTGATTTCACTCCACGCCGCACTGGTGTAGATGAAGAGGAAATTACGTGTGGTGCTGGGAAGTTCGGATTCAGGATTGTCTGGTCCTTGATGGACTTTAGGCTGTAA